The genomic segment GAATATTTTCTGCACACTACATGAACTTCTATTTACTGGTTTACTCTAAAAGGAGTACAGTGTTCAGTATTCGGTTTCTAGCTGGCTTGGGGCAGGATGTCATTCCATTGGCTGAGCTCCAAACATGAACATTGCAGGACACATAAGAATGAAACAGTTGCATACAGGTTTATTAAAAAAGACCCGAAACTCTTTCTTCATGTTTTGTGAACTTTCGCTTAGGGCCATCACATTTATCTTCCCGGTTTTGAGGCCAGTGTCCCGGGATTTCAGTATCTTTCCCACTACCCTGTGTTTTTCAGTCTTCTGCATTGTGGCATGGGACTGCACAAGCATCAACAGCAGTTTTCACCTCAGAGGTTGAAACCCTAGCCTCCCTAACAGCACTGAATGGGAAGACATCTTGCACCAAACCAGATGAAAAACAGGATCCTGCACTCTATAACCATAGCTCTTCAGTTTCTTCATTCAGCCAGATATCTTGTGTATTCTTCTTTAAAAGGACGCAGCCTTCCTAAGAAACAGAGCACACCCCGGATTTGTTTGCTGGCAGTTCTGTAATGGATTCCCTCCTCAGATCGTTTGGTAATTTTCCATCAGTGCCCCACACGTTGAGCTCTCCAAAAACACCAGTCTCTATCATTTCCTCCTGCCAGGGTATCGCGATGTTGCCAGTTGCAAACTCATCAAAGAATTCTTTATCAGGATCATCAAGGTTAACACCTTTTACAGTGGAAAAGGCACCTACATCCTGGATGTCTTTCGCATAAACGGTTTTAGAGTCTGGAACAAATGGAGGCGGGAGTATACCTAGAGCACAAAGGAAAGGGAATGATGAAACACTTGGTAAATACTGACTACAAATTATTTGAATCTGCAGTGTCCCATAGTCATGTTAAATTTATGCTAGAGGGTGCATGACTGTTTACTATATATACCGCAGTGCTGCAGGTTGTGCTGGGTGAGTCGGGCACATGTGGTTTCAAAACCGGCCGTGTCAAGTTGCCAGTCTTTTAGTAATTCCTCGAATGGTCTTTCTACTTTGAAATTGAGACATTTTGACAAATGCTTCAACAATGTATTAATATGAAGTGGTTATTAGTATATTAACTACTAAGGCAACACTGCTTTTTATGATCAATTctcaaaatactgtaaatgttcaACATAGGTTACTGAATAAAAGATTGAAGCTTTGATATCACCACAACATATGTGATAGCATAATAAAGTCTCAGGATGCAAAAATCTTAAGTTAACTACTGTGTTCTGGCAAAGTTCTGGAAACATTTAGATAAGGCACCCTGCTGAAAAACCAGGGTACTAATCGTACTATCATGGTGTAATAATTAGATCTGAATTCACTAATGCAATAATGAGCTTTCACAAAAAGGTCCTTGTACCTGCGACCAGCTTTCTCCAGTTAATGCTGCTGAAGAATGGGTGAACCCGGAGCTCATCACAGCTATTATTCTTGAACCCAAGTCGCTTAGTCATGTCCTTTTCCAGCAGCCCTTCACAAAAGGATTTGGCCTCTTCACTGAACTTCTCTGTGTAGCTCACTGGATCATTGAGAATACGCTTTTTAACTTCCTtgttttcaacctgaaaaaggCAGAGCAGGTGTTAAGAGGCACGACTGATATACCATCGCATTCTCTTCATCCCTGGATCCAAAGAGACAGTTCAGCTAGATGTGGACTTCTGCTTGTTCCAGTATAGTGCTGTATTTGCTTACACTTTATAATGTGGCAGTAATtcaaatatacatactgtatgtatgagcTAGCATGTTTCCTATTGaattcataaatacatttctgttggtGATACTGGTTTCACTGGCTTTACAGGCACATCCACATTGAAATGAAAAAGACACACTACATAATGTTTCAAAATGACTTACAAACAATTTTGGCAGACTAATtgagtccttaattgaatgtTTAATTGCTTGTGAGTAGTTATCTAGCTTTTCTTACCctctgtatttattttcacataaATGGCACAAGCACAAGCATGGCATGTTTTTTAGTCTGGGTCCATGCCAACACTGCGGCTGCATGTTGGAGATTTTGTATTTTCCACATGAAGTTACAAGGCTGCAGGTCTTCCtgaatacttttttatttttatttatttatttatttttcccctgtacggattttatatttttgtaatgggGAGGGAATATTCAGAAATAAGATCCAGATGGGATTCCTactttaaatttacaaaaaaaaaaaaaaaaagccttacatTAGTATATAAAAAGCATAAGTACTGTATCTAAATGTTCAGTCTCATGTCTTACGTTTGTCTGCTTGTGCTTACATTAGTTCCAAAGGGCTGCAGCTGCACACCTTTACACTGAATTTTCATATTTCTGCCTTGAGGTGATGTAGGTCAGGTCACTATAGTTTTATCACATTTGGACAGGTACAGCATATTGTGGCATGGGATAATCAAGTgtgattattatattattacccCAAACTGCCACCAATTAAACTACTATTGACTACTGTGTACATTTCCGGTCCCTACATAACAAGACTATATTGTTCCTATTTCCAAGGTTTTACAAAACTAACGTACTATCAAAGGTTATGATTGTTAGGCTTACAGCAAACTGTTTGGGGACCATGCAGTAACTGTTAGGTCTTTAATGTGATGGAAACAATGACTTGGTACAGACAAGATTGCAGGGCATTATACACACAGATAAAGAGAGAGGAGAATTCAGATAAAACTATCCCATGAAATGGGCTCTCAAAAGTGAACTGGGTTTATGAAAGAGGGGACAGAGGTGTTTAAGGTGAAAACTAAGAAGTGGAGATCAGGAAAAGAAACAGATAATGGGAAGATGTGTTTAGCCCAATGACCTGTTGTCGTTCCtgccatgtttttctttttttttttccagtgcagAACTATAGTCTTTGTAATGCATACTGTAATgagttggcatctcagcccattgaattgaatggaaaggcaagggctggacgggaaccacaaaccatacagttcaaagacGAAGGCCTTatattcaactgaagagcaagctctgtagtagAGAGGTGAGTGTGTGTCGTATGCTGATGACATTATTATGAACTCAGACGcgaggaggagattcattacaatacCTTTTCTCCTCTGGATCTGAAGGGGCCCTTGGCTGCAATCATTTCATACAGTGTCACTCCCAGGGTGAAGTAGTCCACTGAGTAGTCATACTCCTCGCTTCTCAGGAGCTCAGGAGCCATGAAACCTAACATTTCAAACAGCACACTTTAATTGCAAACTGAAAGGTCTACACTTACTGAACATATGCACTGGTTATCCATTTAAAAAAGTGTAAATAACAAAacttaacacattttttaagaggAAGAAAACAGCTGTCCATAATGTATCATTTATCCAGGTACTATAGATTCACTTCCAGCTGTGCAGTAGATTCTACTGGCTAATGCTGTTCAAACTATAGTTTCCTATAATATACTATAGTATGTACAGCAGTAATATAAGAAGCAATATTGTTTTTGGACAGTACTATGGTTTGTTTTTAAGTGGTTTATACATAGGTGGGGTCCTTATACTAAGTGAATTTATAGCTGGATAAATggaaaacaaagtaaaaacaaagtctAAAAAAATGATGTGATCTACATAAAACTAATAAAAGAGTGGTTTCTAATTTCCCCACAGTGGAAAACAAGGCCCACGTTTCTGAATGGCTGCTCCACAGATAGTAAACTTTGTAGGGAAGCAAGTGCAAAGCAAAGCCAggttttcagagaggaatacaaTCATATTAATTGTAACAAGAAACTATAATTAACTGCTCCTTCTTACAACTTAGTTGTTTTTGGTATTCTTGTAAAAATGTGACTTTGCCTTTAGTAACCGTAGTTGACAACCTTCCATTTACCTCAGTGCCACTATGCTTGTACAATGTTTAACTACACTCTGCTTGTGCTTGGTGTCACACTGTACACTGTGTAAGGAATATGATAAGGTGCACTTACCTGGGGTTCCTGCgtaaccttttgtttttgtttcaccgTCCTTCAGCTCAACTGCAAGACCAAGGTCTGAAATACGCACATTTCCTGCAGAACAGACGTCAATTACTGGAGAGTACGTCAAGCTAAAACAACACTGAGTCTAATATTAACCACCTGCAAGTATCTGTGGGGGAAAATACTGACCAGCACAGCCTCATAAAAGCCATGTCGCTATTTTTCACTGTCTTTAGTAAGATGGTTACTTGTCTTCCAAAGCACTGTACTTACTCATTCTGCTTATTAAAGCTTTATTGAGTTTGAataaagcatgtgaatttcacAGAATTTAAAAAGGGCAATATATATATGACTATAGTGGCCATACCCTGAAGCTGTGGCTATGGTAATTtgtgttaaatgcattttcagtTCAAAACACAATATCTGGTACTGCTTTAGGTTAAAGCAAGGTCACGGTTCCTAGGCCTTATTGAGAGGTTATCTGTCTGCACTTGTGCTTCCTGGGTCATttaacctcagcagtgtcttctgagtAAAAAGCTTGTTACTGGATAGAagcagtcaataggggaagaagCTGATCGGGGAAGCAGCTGACTgcttattgacaggaaagaagccatagAAAGGGTGGGGACGATTTTACACTCtaagtgaaatgacccaggaagtgcaagacagtcttgCATGGCTTGCAAACGcggatttctttaacctagagagtaccagataccatgtttcaATACGGAAATATACGTCTACTaaaatttcaaaactgcacatatacAATGAATGAATGTGTGCAGGCCAGAAAATGCATGgaactgttttgttagctacGCTTCACGCTTTAAAAGCTAACCATCATTGTCCAGGAGTACATTCTCTGGCTTGAGGTCTCTGTAAATGATTCTGTTTTGGTGAAGATGCTCCATCCCACAGATGATCTGTGCTGTGTAGAAgcaggctctggactcttcaaaGCCTGGGTTGTTCTCATCAACATTATAGATGTGGTACCTGTTGTTTCAATCATATTCAAAAGAGATAGATTAGAAATAATCGCAAAATGTTCTTTAAAGTATCCACTAGAGGCAGTGTTAAGGAGAGCAAGAAGTAAAAAGTCATCACCCAAGGCCTACCGCCCCACACCaagatttttaagaaaaaaaaaacacttatttctTGTACAATGTGCTGTCTACACGCTTCATTTACTATAGTTGCTGTAAATACTGTCCTGGAATCCATTAAGAACTGGTGTGTTCTTATTCCCAATGCTTGTTGGTCCCCAGCTATCCAGAAGTTGACTATTACAACTATCggactgtttcaaaatgatttgttttggtttatacCACCTGAACAGCATCTGAATACTTTTCTTTTTACCTCAGGTCTCCACCATTCATTATCGTCATCACCAGGCAAAGGTCAGTTTTGGTCTGAAATGCATACGCCAAGGAGACAATGAAACGGCTATGGACCCTGGCAAGGATTCTTTTCTCGACCATCGCACCCTGCAAGATGACAAAGCACAGAGTTAGACCGAGGACACACTTGAATGCAGCGTTTCTAAACTGACCATCAGTGCTTACAGTtacccaaatgttttttttttttttttttttttcccaacagaaaggaaacatcTCTTGACAAAGGCGGTCAATTAAGACTTGGTCAATGAAGTCCATCCAGTAAGTCAGTGACTGGGAGCTGGAATTTGAGCACCGGCTCTGGGCTGTACCTAGTCCAATACCATGGTGTCTCCTTATAttggaataaaaaacaaattgcCTGTTTgtgtatattgtttgtttgtatcaATAAATAAACCCTATGAAGTAACAAAGCCcagtcattatttattttcattgtttttccaGGCAAATATGAGGGTAATATTGAGGGACAGATAGAAAAGCAGTTCTCTTGCTTCTGTTCAGTGTCGATACTAACTGTTTGAGTGACCGTCTAAAGGTGATAAAGTTAATCTGTAGCAGTACAGTATGTTAAACAGTCAACGGCGCATTGCACtaaaagtataaaaatgaaaactaaagtgtaaaataaaatgtatacctGTTTTGTACAAATATGCCAATGTACTTTCCTCAGCTCTCACTAAATGGCAGAATATCGGGAGTGGACTTAATGCTAGAGGGAGTTGAGGGAAATACATTTGACAGCAAGAAACCTTTTAAATAATCTGAATTGTTtttacctccccccccccccccccccccaaaaacacaGTCAGTAAAATCACACACAGTATTCCATCGATATAACATGTTTCTGAACCCTACATTTAGAAAATATTCAACAAcgaaaacaatttaaacaaatgaataaaatctAATCGTTTAGTTTTGAAATATGATATCTTTAGCAGGTTGAGAACAAGCCTAAGACACTAAAGGATGAAGTAAAATCCCTTTTTGCCTCCAACCCGCACACACCCCACACAGGTTATTTATTGTTCTCCATCAGTATCAGTAATTAAGGCGGCTCCTAAACACTTGTGTAAAATACAGCCTTGCTAATCTTGTCTGAGGTCATGTTCCAGTGAAGGTTATACAAATGTCTCCTAATCACCCACTTCAGCTGGTTCTTAGAGTCTTTGTGATCCAGTAATAGCAATGAGCAGCGCATGCATGAATCCTTGCTGGGTGGGCACTCCCCACATGAGATTTGTAGATTTGGAATTGAACAGATGGGATTATTTTGGGGATTAGAAGGATCGTACTTTCTCTGTTAAATCCTAAACAAGTGAAAGCAA from the Acipenser ruthenus chromosome 9, fAciRut3.2 maternal haplotype, whole genome shotgun sequence genome contains:
- the LOC117405397 gene encoding rhodopsin kinase GRK1-like, translated to MDIGGLENVVANSAYICARGSFDNSSNTAPTWDKKYHAKLKLPHITQSEGLRDTIDLEFDSICTKQPIGKQLFQQYLETVPEYKPASKIWKDIEEYHTAEDKDRVQKASKIISKYMQPEARNFFSQLDEKIVSQVKEAHQTAKDDLFVETLENTMAFLKDVPFTSFKETMYFNRFLQWKWLEAQPIGEDWFLDFRVLGKGGFGEVSATQMKGTGKLYANKKLNKKRLKKRKGYEGAMVEKRILARVHSRFIVSLAYAFQTKTDLCLVMTIMNGGDLRYHIYNVDENNPGFEESRACFYTAQIICGMEHLHQNRIIYRDLKPENVLLDNDGNVRISDLGLAVELKDGETKTKGYAGTPGFMAPELLRSEEYDYSVDYFTLGVTLYEMIAAKGPFRSRGEKVENKEVKKRILNDPVSYTEKFSEEAKSFCEGLLEKDMTKRLGFKNNSCDELRVHPFFSSINWRKLVAGILPPPFVPDSKTVYAKDIQDVGAFSTVKGVNLDDPDKEFFDEFATGNIAIPWQEEMIETGVFGELNVWGTDGKLPNDLRRESITELPANKSGVCSVS